From Rubrivirga sp. SAORIC476, a single genomic window includes:
- a CDS encoding O-antigen ligase family protein: MSPVLDLPSGSVSWSARLVRGAATVVLAVVLGLVVAKGGVVAGLALVALAPAFFVARAVFLDPRWGLVATLVAAFVGVGVTRYVPAPTGLLVDAFLALTLLAVIVRPRAWDWDRLKNGAVWAVSIWMAYNLFQIVNPEARSLAAWFYAVRGVALYPVLAVPLCLLLLRDRRDLDRLLGLWLAWSVVGALWGIKQKVVGLDGSEQAWLNVPGNLSTHLLFGKLRVFSFYSDSGQFGAAMGHAGLVAIILALGPASRGRKVLLWIAGLLGLYGLLISGTRGAMAVPMIGFFVYFLLSGNWRLLVVGMAALLLVYGALRFTSVGSGIYEVQRMRTAIVEGSDNASLQVRLENQKKLKTYLASRPFGGGVGSGGYWGQRFSPGTFLAELALDSWYVKIWAEQGPVGLWLYLIGLASLLGGALRRLLRVRDAALKQRLLALFAGLCGIAVASYGNQVLGQMPTGILVAVSVAALYLAPRLDAQAAVPPE, encoded by the coding sequence ATGTCCCCCGTGCTCGACCTCCCCTCCGGCTCCGTCTCGTGGTCCGCCCGCCTCGTGCGTGGCGCGGCGACGGTCGTCCTGGCCGTCGTTCTCGGCCTGGTCGTGGCGAAGGGCGGCGTCGTAGCCGGGCTGGCGCTGGTCGCGCTCGCGCCCGCGTTCTTCGTCGCCCGCGCCGTCTTTCTGGACCCGCGCTGGGGCCTCGTGGCGACGCTCGTGGCCGCGTTCGTGGGCGTCGGCGTGACGCGCTACGTCCCCGCGCCGACGGGCCTGCTGGTGGACGCGTTCCTCGCGCTGACGCTGCTCGCGGTGATCGTTCGCCCCCGCGCGTGGGACTGGGACCGGCTGAAGAACGGCGCCGTCTGGGCGGTCTCGATCTGGATGGCCTACAACCTGTTCCAGATCGTGAACCCGGAGGCGCGAAGCCTGGCCGCGTGGTTCTACGCCGTCCGCGGGGTGGCGCTGTATCCGGTGCTGGCGGTCCCGCTGTGCCTGCTGCTGCTGCGCGACCGGCGCGACCTGGACCGGCTGCTGGGGCTGTGGCTCGCGTGGTCGGTCGTCGGCGCGCTCTGGGGCATCAAGCAGAAGGTCGTGGGCCTGGACGGCTCCGAGCAGGCGTGGCTCAACGTGCCCGGCAACCTGTCGACGCACCTGCTGTTCGGCAAGCTGCGCGTGTTCTCGTTCTACTCCGACTCCGGCCAGTTCGGCGCGGCGATGGGGCACGCTGGGCTGGTCGCGATCATTCTGGCGCTCGGCCCCGCCTCACGCGGACGCAAGGTGCTGCTCTGGATCGCGGGCCTGCTCGGCCTCTATGGCCTGCTGATCTCCGGCACGCGCGGAGCGATGGCGGTGCCGATGATCGGCTTCTTCGTCTACTTCCTCCTCAGCGGCAACTGGCGGCTGCTGGTGGTCGGCATGGCGGCGCTGCTGCTGGTCTACGGCGCGCTGCGGTTCACGAGCGTCGGCAGTGGCATCTACGAGGTCCAGCGGATGCGGACGGCCATCGTGGAGGGCTCCGACAACGCAAGCCTGCAGGTGCGGTTGGAGAACCAGAAGAAGCTCAAGACCTACCTCGCGAGCCGCCCATTCGGCGGCGGCGTGGGGTCGGGCGGGTACTGGGGCCAGCGCTTCAGCCCGGGCACGTTCCTGGCGGAGCTGGCGCTCGACTCGTGGTACGTCAAGATCTGGGCTGAGCAGGGGCCGGTCGGCCTGTGGCTGTACCTGATCGGGCTGGCGTCGCTGCTGGGCGGCGCGCTGCGGCGGCTGCTCCGCGTGCGCGACGCGGCGCTGAAGCAGCGGCTGCTGGCGCTCTTCGCCGGGCTCTGCGGGATCGCGGTCGCGAGCTACGGCAACCAGGTTCTGGGCCAGATGCCGACGGGCATCCTGGTGGCCGTCAGCGTGGCCGCGCTCTACCTCGCGCCCCGACTGGACGCGCAGGCGGCCGTGCCGCCCGAGTAG
- a CDS encoding glycosyltransferase family 2 protein, which translates to MPPLVSIVTLNWNQAEVTCDLLASLERVTYPRVEVVVVDNGSEPRDLALLDAYYPHPRLIKSPTNLGFTGGNNLGMRQARGGYVLLLNNDTEVEPDFLEPLVAAMEADPGLGACSPKIRYFHEPERIQYAGGTAVDPWRGQARWIGSGEVDRGQHDVSGPTELGHGAALLIRRRVLEEVGLLGEDYFIYYEELDFGTRLRRAGWRAHYVAESTVWHKESVTVGKASPLKTRFQTRNRVLYLRRNARGWRKALSIAALVAVVAPVHVVRHALAGRWAHVRAVVQGLAWHLAHPSLTPDARLPRRPWPRVDRPAAAPRLLSADTLLEVTR; encoded by the coding sequence ATGCCGCCACTCGTCTCCATCGTCACGCTCAACTGGAATCAGGCCGAGGTCACGTGCGACCTGCTGGCCTCGCTGGAGCGCGTGACCTACCCCCGCGTCGAGGTCGTCGTCGTCGACAACGGCTCCGAGCCGCGCGACCTGGCGTTGCTCGACGCCTACTACCCGCACCCGCGTCTCATCAAGAGCCCCACCAACCTGGGGTTCACCGGTGGCAACAACCTCGGGATGCGGCAGGCGCGTGGCGGGTACGTGCTGCTCCTCAACAACGACACCGAGGTCGAGCCCGACTTCCTGGAGCCGCTCGTCGCGGCGATGGAGGCGGACCCCGGACTGGGGGCCTGCTCGCCCAAGATTCGCTACTTCCACGAGCCGGAGCGCATCCAGTACGCCGGCGGCACGGCGGTCGACCCCTGGCGCGGACAGGCCCGGTGGATCGGCTCGGGCGAGGTCGACCGAGGTCAGCACGACGTCTCCGGCCCGACGGAACTCGGCCACGGCGCGGCGCTGCTGATCCGGCGGCGCGTGCTGGAGGAGGTCGGCCTGCTGGGCGAGGACTACTTCATCTACTACGAGGAACTGGACTTCGGGACGCGCCTCCGCCGGGCGGGCTGGCGGGCCCACTACGTCGCCGAGTCGACGGTCTGGCACAAGGAGTCGGTGACCGTCGGCAAGGCGAGCCCGCTCAAGACCCGCTTCCAGACCCGCAACCGGGTGCTCTACCTGCGCCGCAACGCGCGCGGCTGGCGGAAGGCCCTCAGCATCGCCGCCCTCGTCGCGGTCGTCGCGCCGGTGCACGTCGTCCGCCACGCGCTGGCGGGCCGGTGGGCGCATGTGCGCGCGGTCGTCCAGGGCCTCGCGTGGCACCTCGCGCACCCCTCGCTGACCCCGGATGCACGGTTGCCCCGGCGACCCTGGCCCCGCGTCGACCGCCCGGCCGCCGCGCCGCGGCTCCTCTCCGCCGACACGCTGCTGGAGGTCACCCGATGA
- a CDS encoding TolC family protein: MHRFLLLLALALPAAAPHAQADDGLPALPTLDTVLAAVHRQSPSVRYAAATVAKNEAQLDRTRSAWTDNLGVNVGATAGTYGNDLVDQLSVGATVGVSVRLSLYDVLGRRHEARQAEAELAQSRARQAEADEELDLVVIALYRRTELAYRLVGVRSGGMESARTHRAMAEAEFVQGDVAVGELARVDQIAAEAQAAFETARTDYLTAYGQLDRLCGGTLSALTAQAAAPTAAPAAVASAPGR, encoded by the coding sequence ATGCATCGCTTCCTTCTCCTGCTCGCGCTCGCGCTCCCTGCGGCCGCCCCTCACGCCCAGGCCGACGACGGCCTGCCGGCCCTCCCCACGCTGGACACCGTCCTCGCTGCGGTCCACCGTCAGTCCCCGTCCGTCCGCTACGCGGCGGCGACAGTCGCCAAGAACGAGGCCCAGCTGGACCGGACGCGCAGCGCCTGGACCGACAACCTGGGCGTCAACGTCGGGGCGACGGCCGGGACGTATGGCAACGACCTGGTGGACCAGCTGTCGGTCGGCGCGACCGTGGGCGTGAGCGTGCGGCTGTCGCTGTACGACGTGCTCGGGCGGCGCCACGAGGCGCGGCAGGCCGAGGCCGAGCTGGCGCAGTCGCGCGCTCGCCAGGCCGAGGCCGACGAAGAGCTGGACCTGGTCGTGATCGCGCTCTACCGGCGGACCGAACTCGCGTACCGCCTCGTGGGCGTCCGCTCCGGCGGCATGGAGTCCGCGCGGACGCACCGGGCGATGGCCGAGGCCGAGTTCGTGCAGGGCGACGTCGCCGTGGGCGAGCTGGCGCGCGTCGACCAGATCGCCGCCGAGGCGCAGGCCGCCTTCGAGACGGCGCGCACCGACTACCTGACGGCCTACGGACAACTCGACCGCCTGTGCGGCGGCACGCTGTCGGCGCTGACCGCGCAGGCCGCCGCCCCGACCGCCGCCCCGGCGGCCGTCGCCAGCGCCCCGGGTCGATGA
- a CDS encoding alpha/beta hydrolase: MTHPISVSLTHHGRTLAGSLYDAGADAPWALLVHGFGGSRIGPRRLFALLADRLRQAGVTAVAFDRLGHGESDGDFFDITVSEEVEQVLGMRRWAEDRAGGPIHLVAHSLGGVETALSAARRPDGIASLALWAPAAVSADDVAEGTVHGQSTNALDTHGRIDIEGLALGPAFVDDLRGTDPYDGIDAYTGPARIHQGLEDDVVPVRYSRRYAEIWGDPDALLVTYPDAGHTWSALPERETLIGNTVADIVAAGR, from the coding sequence ATGACCCACCCGATCTCTGTCTCCCTGACCCACCACGGGCGCACGCTCGCCGGCAGCCTCTACGACGCCGGAGCGGACGCGCCGTGGGCGCTGCTGGTCCACGGCTTCGGCGGCTCGCGGATCGGCCCCCGCCGCCTCTTCGCGCTCCTGGCCGACCGGCTCCGCCAGGCGGGCGTCACCGCCGTCGCCTTCGACCGGCTGGGGCACGGCGAGAGCGACGGCGACTTCTTCGACATCACCGTCTCCGAGGAGGTCGAGCAGGTTCTCGGCATGCGCCGGTGGGCCGAAGACCGTGCGGGCGGCCCGATCCACCTCGTCGCCCACTCGCTGGGAGGCGTCGAGACCGCCCTCTCCGCCGCCCGTCGGCCCGATGGCATCGCGTCGCTCGCGCTCTGGGCCCCCGCCGCCGTCTCCGCCGACGACGTGGCCGAGGGCACCGTGCACGGCCAGTCGACCAATGCTCTCGACACGCACGGTCGCATCGACATCGAGGGACTCGCCCTCGGCCCCGCCTTCGTCGACGACCTCCGAGGCACCGACCCGTACGACGGGATCGACGCCTACACCGGCCCCGCCCGCATCCACCAGGGGCTGGAGGACGACGTCGTGCCGGTGCGCTACAGCCGTCGCTACGCCGAGATCTGGGGCGACCCCGACGCCCTGCTCGTGACCTACCCCGACGCCGGCCACACGTGGTCCGCCCTCCCGGAGCGCGAGACGCTGATCGGCAACACCGTCGCCGACATCGTCGCCGCCGGTCGGTGA
- a CDS encoding alpha/beta fold hydrolase, translating into MLAFCLAALMAVPSPALADSVDLPYYPAPISMVDVDDRAVAVYDTGGEGEPVVLLHGLGTNLAFWRGTIPVLEAEGRRVIALDLPGYGLSDKDGVDGTMGGFATAVAGTMDALSVPEADVVGISMGGQIAMTLALDHPDRVRHLALLSPAGIETFTEQESAGMKMLVTAAAIANTPEPQVAANIAANFAAYDEARDGWILDQRLAVMARADFQAYAAANAASVAGMLDGRVYERLGEIAMPTLVLYGAGDRLIPNPYLHPTLTTEAVAQAARDAMPHAEVEMIDGAGHLVMLEQPEAVHARLCAFLGE; encoded by the coding sequence ATGCTCGCCTTCTGCCTCGCCGCGCTCATGGCCGTCCCGTCCCCGGCTCTGGCCGACTCCGTCGACCTCCCGTACTACCCCGCGCCGATCTCGATGGTCGACGTGGACGACCGCGCGGTCGCGGTCTACGACACCGGCGGCGAGGGCGAGCCGGTCGTGCTCCTCCACGGGCTGGGCACCAACCTCGCGTTCTGGCGCGGGACGATCCCGGTGCTGGAGGCCGAGGGCCGCCGCGTGATCGCACTCGACCTGCCCGGCTACGGCCTCTCGGACAAGGACGGCGTGGACGGCACGATGGGCGGCTTCGCCACAGCGGTCGCGGGCACGATGGACGCCCTCAGCGTGCCCGAGGCCGACGTAGTCGGCATCTCGATGGGCGGCCAGATCGCGATGACGCTCGCGCTGGACCACCCGGACCGCGTGCGGCATCTCGCGCTCCTCTCGCCTGCGGGCATCGAGACGTTCACGGAGCAGGAGAGCGCGGGCATGAAGATGCTGGTCACAGCGGCGGCCATCGCGAACACGCCCGAGCCGCAGGTGGCGGCCAACATCGCGGCCAACTTCGCCGCCTACGACGAGGCCCGCGATGGCTGGATTTTGGACCAGCGCCTCGCCGTCATGGCGCGGGCCGACTTCCAGGCCTACGCCGCCGCCAACGCCGCCAGCGTCGCCGGGATGCTCGACGGCCGCGTCTACGAGCGCCTGGGCGAGATCGCCATGCCGACGCTGGTCCTCTACGGTGCGGGCGACCGCCTCATCCCCAATCCCTACCTCCACCCGACGCTGACGACCGAGGCCGTCGCGCAGGCCGCCCGCGACGCGATGCCGCACGCCGAGGTCGAGATGATCGATGGCGCCGGGCACCTCGTCATGCTGGAGCAGCCCGAGGCCGTCCACGCCCGCCTGTGCGCGTTCCTGGGTGAGTAG
- a CDS encoding glycosyltransferase family 1 protein yields MRIGIEAQRLFRARKHGMDVVALELLRRLPALAPEHTFVAFVRPGEDPCLEPSANLEVVEVEGRSYPSWEQVALPRAAAQAGVDLLHCTANTAPLRSPVPVVLTLHDVIFLEGGSPLTRGGTAYQRLGNQYRRWVVPTAVRQAARVTTVSAYEAGRIAERFPDAADRLAVVSNAVSERFAPVSDPVRLAEVRERYGLYERFAFLLGNTDPKKNIPAAVEAYVRYAERVPQAVKLVVADLAPERLDEMLRGLGAGHLRDRFVLPGYMAHADLAAVYSLCDAFLYPSLRESFGLPILEAMASGAPVITSDAASMPEVAGDAALLVDPRRPETIADALEQVLTSPPVRRTLRERGLRQAATFSWDHAARLMLAEYDTVLAA; encoded by the coding sequence ATGAGAATCGGCATCGAAGCGCAGCGGCTGTTCCGCGCACGCAAGCATGGAATGGACGTGGTGGCGCTGGAGCTGCTCCGGCGGCTCCCGGCGCTCGCGCCCGAGCACACGTTCGTCGCGTTCGTCCGCCCCGGCGAGGACCCCTGCCTGGAGCCGAGCGCGAACCTGGAGGTCGTCGAGGTGGAGGGGCGGTCGTACCCGTCGTGGGAGCAGGTGGCCCTGCCCCGCGCCGCCGCCCAAGCGGGCGTGGACCTGCTGCACTGCACCGCCAACACGGCCCCGCTCCGCTCGCCCGTCCCGGTCGTGCTGACGCTCCACGACGTCATCTTCCTGGAAGGCGGGAGCCCGCTGACGCGCGGCGGCACGGCGTACCAGCGGCTCGGCAACCAGTACCGTCGCTGGGTCGTGCCGACGGCCGTCCGCCAGGCCGCGCGCGTGACGACGGTCTCGGCGTACGAGGCCGGGCGCATCGCCGAGCGCTTCCCCGATGCCGCCGACCGCCTGGCCGTGGTGTCGAACGCGGTCAGCGAGCGGTTCGCGCCGGTGAGCGACCCGGTCCGCCTGGCCGAGGTGCGGGAGCGCTACGGACTGTACGAGCGGTTCGCGTTCCTGCTGGGCAACACCGACCCCAAGAAGAACATCCCGGCCGCCGTCGAGGCCTACGTCCGCTACGCCGAGCGCGTGCCCCAGGCCGTGAAGCTCGTCGTGGCCGATCTCGCGCCGGAGCGGCTGGACGAGATGTTGCGCGGGCTCGGTGCCGGGCACCTCCGCGACCGGTTTGTGCTGCCCGGCTACATGGCCCACGCCGACCTGGCGGCGGTCTACTCGCTGTGCGACGCGTTCCTCTACCCGTCGCTCCGCGAGAGCTTCGGCCTGCCCATCCTGGAGGCGATGGCGAGCGGCGCGCCCGTCATCACGTCCGACGCCGCCTCCATGCCCGAGGTGGCCGGGGACGCCGCGCTGTTGGTGGATCCTCGCCGGCCCGAGACCATCGCGGACGCGCTGGAGCAGGTGCTCACGAGCCCGCCGGTCCGCCGGACGCTGCGGGAGCGCGGGCTCCGTCAGGCCGCCACCTTCTCGTGGGACCACGCCGCCCGCCTCATGCTGGCGGAGTACGACACGGTGCTGGCGGCGTAG
- a CDS encoding glycosyltransferase — MPDSPKPALVCLAQPAWDGDYVKSTVRLMEALAAHYRVLYVDYAHTLADAARAALGRGGAPLERMFGREDRLRRINGPHGPIHVLTPPPVLPTRWMDEGPAFRAALAVNARIVGHVVRAAMRELSMTDPVVVTAFAPQLGLPLVGQLSERARVYYGYDEIAAAPWVGKHGARLEAEYLANADAVVVTSEGLRESRGAQHANVHLVPNGVDFDLFYPAATWQPEGDRPCVGFIGSLDGRVDYALLGALVERRADLDFLFVGRATAPEAEALAAHANVTLAGPHPPDALPGFLGQMDVGIIPFQVTRFTRSIYPMKLNEYLAAGRPVVTTPFAPLGDAEAHVYTASDVPVFSQALDLALRDRGLAARRRRVAFARQNTWAARARAFAAVVEQAPAAPRRRAA; from the coding sequence ATGCCTGATTCCCCGAAACCCGCCCTCGTCTGCCTCGCCCAGCCCGCCTGGGACGGCGACTACGTCAAGTCGACGGTCCGCTTGATGGAGGCGCTGGCGGCCCACTACCGCGTGCTCTACGTCGACTATGCGCACACGCTCGCCGACGCCGCCCGCGCCGCACTCGGCCGGGGGGGCGCGCCGCTGGAGCGGATGTTTGGCCGGGAGGACCGCCTGCGCCGCATCAACGGACCGCACGGTCCGATCCACGTCCTGACCCCGCCGCCCGTCCTGCCGACGCGCTGGATGGACGAAGGGCCCGCGTTCCGCGCCGCGCTGGCGGTCAACGCCCGGATCGTCGGTCACGTCGTCCGCGCCGCGATGCGGGAGTTGTCGATGACGGACCCTGTCGTGGTGACGGCGTTCGCGCCGCAACTCGGGCTGCCGCTGGTCGGGCAGCTCAGCGAGCGGGCGCGGGTCTACTACGGCTACGACGAGATCGCGGCCGCGCCGTGGGTCGGCAAGCACGGGGCGCGGCTGGAGGCCGAGTACCTGGCGAACGCGGACGCCGTCGTGGTCACGTCCGAGGGCCTGCGGGAGAGCCGGGGCGCACAGCACGCCAACGTCCACCTGGTCCCCAACGGCGTCGACTTCGACCTCTTCTACCCGGCGGCTACGTGGCAGCCTGAGGGCGACCGGCCGTGCGTCGGCTTCATCGGCAGTCTGGACGGGCGGGTGGACTACGCGCTCCTGGGCGCGCTCGTCGAGCGGCGGGCCGACCTCGACTTCCTGTTCGTCGGCCGCGCGACGGCGCCTGAGGCGGAGGCGCTGGCAGCGCACGCGAACGTGACGCTGGCCGGTCCGCACCCGCCCGACGCCCTGCCCGGCTTCCTGGGGCAGATGGACGTCGGCATCATCCCGTTCCAGGTGACGCGCTTCACGCGGAGCATCTACCCGATGAAGCTGAACGAGTACCTCGCCGCCGGCCGGCCCGTGGTGACGACGCCCTTCGCGCCGCTCGGCGACGCGGAGGCGCACGTCTACACGGCGTCCGACGTCCCGGTCTTCTCGCAGGCGCTCGACCTGGCGCTCCGCGACCGGGGCCTGGCTGCGCGCCGCCGCCGCGTCGCCTTCGCGCGACAGAACACGTGGGCCGCTCGCGCCCGCGCCTTCGCGGCCGTCGTCGAGCAGGCCCCGGCCGCTCCGCGTCGCCGGGCCGCCTGA
- a CDS encoding lipopolysaccharide biosynthesis protein, with translation MRRLLALARGPRALSLATQAASAVLGFVGFALVARALAPAAFGTWVLYLTVATFVDMLRSGLAQSALVQQASGHGRAEADRVVGAAWTVGLGVTAGVAGLGALVVSVVGGVWVVLPVLLVAGLPHTVAAWEAQARERFGRVLALRLALSVLFVGAVVAMGEGVTLGALAWAHAAAHGIVSLGALALGWARPETVRQTRRADVARLLRFGRFSAATTVGANLLRSADALILGTVLGPAAVALYGVPQKLVEAAEVPIRGLAGAAFPAMARSARVGDGAALAARLRRDVATLTLVLLPAAALGWVFATEATTLLGGESYAEAAAPFRWFLLYALLLPLDRFLGLALDALGRPHLNTVKVGAMLAANLGGDAVALALGFGVSGVAAVTVGMTAVGVVVGGVLVAREVPLVPGARRPIPEVA, from the coding sequence ATGCGCCGCCTCCTCGCCCTCGCTCGCGGACCGCGCGCCCTCTCGCTCGCCACGCAGGCCGCCAGCGCCGTGCTCGGCTTCGTCGGGTTCGCGCTCGTCGCCCGCGCGCTCGCGCCCGCTGCGTTCGGCACCTGGGTGCTCTACCTGACCGTCGCCACATTCGTCGACATGCTGAGGAGCGGGCTGGCGCAGTCGGCGCTCGTCCAGCAGGCGTCGGGCCACGGCCGTGCCGAGGCGGACCGGGTCGTCGGCGCCGCGTGGACGGTCGGCCTCGGGGTGACGGCGGGCGTGGCCGGGCTCGGCGCGCTGGTCGTATCGGTCGTCGGCGGCGTGTGGGTCGTGCTGCCGGTCTTGCTGGTGGCCGGGCTGCCGCACACGGTCGCGGCGTGGGAGGCGCAGGCCCGGGAGCGGTTCGGGCGCGTGCTGGCGCTGCGGCTGGCGCTGAGCGTCCTGTTCGTCGGCGCCGTCGTGGCGATGGGGGAGGGGGTGACGCTGGGCGCACTTGCGTGGGCCCACGCGGCGGCGCACGGCATCGTCTCGCTGGGTGCGCTCGCGCTGGGCTGGGCGCGGCCAGAGACGGTCCGCCAGACGCGACGTGCCGACGTGGCGCGGCTGCTCCGCTTCGGCCGCTTCAGCGCCGCGACGACGGTCGGCGCCAACCTGCTGCGCAGCGCGGACGCGCTGATCCTGGGCACCGTCCTCGGTCCGGCGGCGGTCGCGCTCTACGGCGTCCCCCAGAAGCTCGTCGAGGCGGCCGAGGTGCCGATCCGGGGGCTCGCGGGCGCGGCGTTCCCCGCGATGGCGCGGTCGGCCCGGGTGGGCGACGGGGCCGCGCTCGCCGCCCGCCTCCGCCGCGACGTGGCGACGCTGACGTTGGTGCTGCTGCCCGCCGCCGCGCTGGGCTGGGTGTTCGCGACCGAGGCGACGACGCTGCTCGGCGGCGAGTCCTACGCCGAGGCCGCCGCGCCCTTCCGCTGGTTCCTGCTCTACGCGCTGCTGCTCCCGCTCGACCGCTTCCTCGGGCTCGCGCTCGACGCCCTCGGGCGGCCCCACCTCAACACCGTCAAGGTGGGCGCGATGCTGGCCGCCAACCTCGGCGGCGACGCGGTCGCGCTGGCGCTCGGGTTCGGCGTCTCCGGCGTGGCCGCGGTGACGGTCGGGATGACGGCGGTCGGCGTGGTCGTGGGCGGGGTGCTGGTGGCGCGCGAGGTGCCGCTCGTGCCCGGCGCGCGTCGGCCGATACCGGAGGTCGCGTAG
- a CDS encoding glycosyltransferase family 2 protein, translating into MSALLLVLWVPLALSVGYLLVFAVAGRLRRLPTPPAGARLRTAVLLPAYREDAVIVASAREALRQDYPTARFDVIVIADGLQPETLGDLRALGVQVVEVAFERSTKAKALRAALATFAPGQYETVVVLDADNVMAPDALARLDDARTEAAVVQGRRVAKNFDTPLARLDALSEAVNNHVFRQGHAALGLSAALIGSGMAFDAALFSELMATAEAVGGFDKELELDLTRRGIQIAYAPDAVILDEKVSTSDVFVRQRRRWLAAQFHYARAHALPALATLVRTGNVDYADKALQMLLPPRAVLLALSPVLFGVAGLVGASVLPWAGLCGALAVAIGLGIPADLRRGLLGDLLHLPRALALMGWALAKSRGANRTFLHTPHTAATAARP; encoded by the coding sequence ATGAGCGCGCTGCTGCTGGTGCTCTGGGTGCCTCTGGCGCTGTCGGTGGGCTACCTGCTGGTGTTCGCCGTCGCCGGCCGACTGCGTCGCCTGCCGACGCCCCCGGCAGGCGCCCGCTTGAGGACCGCCGTCCTGCTGCCCGCCTACCGCGAGGACGCCGTGATCGTGGCGTCGGCCCGCGAGGCGCTCCGCCAGGACTACCCGACCGCCCGGTTCGACGTGATCGTGATCGCCGACGGGCTCCAACCCGAGACGCTCGGCGACCTCCGCGCCCTCGGCGTGCAGGTGGTCGAGGTCGCGTTCGAGCGGTCGACCAAGGCGAAGGCGCTCCGGGCCGCGCTGGCGACGTTCGCGCCCGGCCAGTACGAGACCGTGGTCGTGCTCGACGCCGACAACGTGATGGCGCCCGACGCCCTCGCCCGTCTCGACGACGCGCGCACCGAGGCGGCCGTGGTGCAGGGGCGGCGCGTGGCGAAGAACTTCGACACGCCGCTCGCCCGCCTCGACGCGCTCTCGGAGGCAGTCAACAACCACGTCTTCCGGCAGGGCCACGCCGCGCTCGGGCTGAGCGCCGCGCTCATCGGCTCTGGCATGGCCTTCGACGCCGCTCTTTTTTCGGAGTTGATGGCGACGGCCGAGGCGGTCGGCGGGTTCGACAAAGAGCTGGAGCTCGACCTGACCCGGCGCGGCATCCAGATCGCCTACGCGCCCGACGCCGTCATCCTCGACGAGAAGGTGTCGACCTCCGACGTGTTCGTCCGCCAACGGAGGCGGTGGCTGGCGGCGCAGTTCCACTATGCTCGCGCGCACGCGCTCCCGGCGCTCGCCACGCTCGTCCGCACCGGGAATGTGGATTACGCCGACAAGGCCCTCCAGATGCTGCTGCCGCCCCGCGCGGTTCTGCTTGCTCTGTCTCCGGTCCTGTTCGGGGTCGCAGGGCTCGTCGGCGCCTCGGTGCTGCCATGGGCCGGGCTGTGCGGCGCGCTGGCGGTCGCCATCGGCCTGGGCATCCCGGCCGACCTGCGGCGCGGGCTCCTGGGCGACCTCCTCCACCTGCCCCGCGCGCTCGCGCTGATGGGCTGGGCGCTCGCCAAGAGCCGCGGCGCCAACCGGACGTTCCTCCACACCCCCCACACCGCGGCGACGGCCGCCCGGCCATGA